The DNA sequence GGACCACCAATTTAGAGTTGCAGTTTAGGAAGAAGGTATGAAACAAACAAAAGCTGTAAATTTATATGCTTGCTTAATCTGTTCTGGCAGAGTGGGCCTAATTATTCCAATGGTTATGGTTTCAGATTGAAAAATTATCAAAACTGAGCCACAAGAACTTTGTCAGCCTTATCGGGTACTGCGAGGAAGAGGAACCTTTCACTAGAATGATGGTTTTTGAATATGCTCCGAATGGGACACTTTTTGAGCATTTACACAGTGAGTTTACATCTACAGTCTCTCAAATGTGTGTTTGTGCTAATTATACATGAGAAATCTAATGCTAGTGAAAACTGCAGTAAAAGAAGCTGAGCACTTGGACTGGAGAATGCGACTGAGAATCGCAATGGGCATGGCCTACTGCCTCGAGTATATGCACCAGCTGAACCCGCCTATAGCTCACAACAACTTGAATTCAGGATCCATCCAGCTAACTGAGGATTATGCACCAAAAGTCTCAGAATTTAGCTTCTCGAACGAGACAGCTGAAGCTGAAAAAGAATTATACAGCATAGAACTTCTTTCCATACCATTAGCAAACAGAGAAAGCAATGTCTACAGCTTTGGTGTCATATTGTTCGAAATGGTAACTGGCAGACTCCCTTATGCAGTGGATAATGTCTCACTTGAAGACTGGGGTGCGGATTACTTGAGAGGTGATCAGCCCCTCAGAGAAATGGTTGATCCGACACTAGAGTCTTTCCACGAAGAGCAACTGGAGCAAATCGGGGAAGTTATAAGATCTTGTGTCCGCCCTGACCCAAAACAAAGACCTCCAATGAGAGAAGTCACTGCAAGACTAAGAGAAATTACCGGAGTTACACCTGATGGGGCATCACCGAAACTCTCACCTCTTTGGTGGGCGGAGCTTGAAGTTATGTCTCATGATGGAAGCTAGAAGATGAATGCCAAGATTTGTCTCTACGAACCATGTGTAAGTCTCATCTTCCGTGGGTGGCAAGgcacaaaaaaaagtttaccttAAGTTAATACTGCTTGTATTTACAGCAGGAGGATAGAATTCTACTTGTATATAACCTGAGATAGGGTGGAAAACATAATCCTTTTGTTCAGCGGTAAAACTGTAAAAGTAAAACACAACAGTAAATCAACCTGTCAATCGGTTTGTTCGTTCATGTGGGATGAACTTCAATGAGAGGGGAGCAACTTTCTTGGGCGAAaacatgaattttggaaacataTTATCCCTCAATTGGTTGAGTGGATTGGATTGAAGGTCTCAAACAAGAGGCATGCaaggtttttaattttctgaCGTGAAATTCATTCTTTCAACATTCAAAGACTTGCAAGTGTTTGAAAAAAGAAAGACTTGAGATTTTAGGAATCTTAAAAGAAATTAGATCAAAGACGTCTCCTTTGAAAAAGGGACCAGTTGGTGGTTTCGTTATAGTAGCTCATCCTTTCAGGGGTTAGAAAGACTCACAGAAGCATTTCAGCCTTTCTAGCCACCATTGTGCGGTTCGCTAATGCGAGGAATCAAACCACCAAAAGGTGTCGTATTCGACGATCATAAATTAGAAATCAAATTAGCCAAAATTGTTTTGACGTTTCAACTAGGATGGTTTGGTTTAAATTAGCCTGAATGATCATAAATCAGAAATCAAATTAGTCGATATAATATGCAAACATAACtagtattaaaattttaatataaaaatgtaaCTCACCGATGTGAGTTAGGGCGGTTAATTACGGAAATGTGTCCACCCTCTTGCATCGCATCCAAGTTCAATATCAATATATATAAGAAAGCATAGAGATACTGGGAAGATTTTGATTAGGCATATGCCAGTGCCCTTCGCGTAGTGGTAGTGGACATGCAACTTAGTAGCTCCCACGTCTGACAACATTAGACTGTCGCCAAATAATCCACTAACCTTATAAATACCACCCCATCCAATCACTTTTCCCTCAACCCAGCTTTACTGCTAAGCACTTTCAAAATAAGCTCCTGCAATCCTTTCCCTAACCCCCAAGAAATGGCAAGCAGGAGTCTTCTAATCCTCATCTCCTCCCTCCTCATATCCCTCTCCCTCCCATCCGCAACCGCCAACGACTACTCCCCGAAAACCCCCGAGCAACCGGACCATGTGGTGGTGGAAGGCGTGGTGTATTGCCAGAGCTGTGACCACTACGGAACATGGTCCTTGACCGAGGCTGAGCCCATTCCGTCGGCGAAAATCAGCATCATCTGCAAAGATCACAAGGGCCAGGTCAGCTTCTACAAGTCTTTCGTGACGGACGTCAAGGGCTACTTCTATGCACAGCTTGATGGCTTCAAAATTGGACAACATCTTTTGGACCATCCTCTCCATGGATGCAAAGTGAAGCTTGTTTCTTCTCCTCTGGAAAAGTGCAGTGAGCTCAGCAATGTGAATTACGGGCTCTATGGCGCCCCGCTTCGTTACGAGGACAAGAGGTTGTGGGGGAGGAACTATGAGGCTGTTGTTTATGCTGCAGGGCCCCTGGCTTTCCGTCCTTCTAACTGCCCTACTACTCACTCTTGATTCAGAACACCGGGTTTTCGCTGATTAATTTTCCTCCTTAAGTTAACCCTTGTTACTTCTTTTTTTCTATTGTTtgatttttgtgttctaaatgtTAGTGTCTCGGAAGTTGTACTGCTTCTTGAATAAACTGGTTTTGTACTGCAGAGTGATGAAATGACATGTTTCATTTACTTGTTTGATCCCTTCTTTCGAAGAGATACTAACCAATTTCTCCTGCACCTTGGATGCGGGATAATTAAAAAACATGACAGTGCGTGATTGCCTTAGGATTCTGTCATCCCAGGTTCCCCAGGTGCTCGAAAGTTCTTGTTCTTTGGATTATGTAGAAAATAGGGGACAAAGTTTATGAGATTGTAGGCACAATTCAGCTCAAACTAAAATTGGAAACTTTTAAGTACAAGGGATGAACGGGGAAAGAACACAACTCATTACATTCCACAACAAATCCGAAAAAACTCCAGCGCGCACACACATACCTCTCCATTAAATTGTTCCTAAAAGTCCAGGGGCATTCCAAACATCTTATTGATCTCATCCATGGCCTCCTTTGTTGTTACAGTGGCCTCGAACAAATCCAAACCTCTTGATCTTCCGGACAAATCTGGCATTTTCTTCTCTTGCTTCTGGTCCAAGTTATCATCAGGAAGTATAGAAAACCCACCAAAATCTTCTTTCCTATCAATTCCTCTGTCCTGCTTCTTCACTCTCCTCTTTCTTACAAAATCCATAGGCTTCCCGAACATGTTATTGATATCATCCATGGCCTCCTTTAAGTTTATTGTTGGGTCGACTAAACCATGGTGGCAAGCATTTTCGACCTCCTCTGGCTCATCCGAAATGGTGGCCCCAACAAACCTACAAACCATTGTATCCTCCCTGAACCTCGGTCGAGATGAGCCTCCAACATCCAAATCACTGGAACTTTCACCTGGAAGATCCTTCGGATTTGGAAACACAAACACATTTCTATGTGAAGCTGGTGAGGTGGAATCATCAGCCGCATTTTGGACGTCACTCTGATCAGGGCTATCGTTAGCATCATCAATGAAAATGTTTAAAGGTTCTTGGTGAGACTGGTGGGTACCGGTTCTACTCAATCCTTCCTTATTATTTTCTGATTTCCCTCCATTATCCAAGTCGTCATCAACAAATACCTGGAATCCACTGTCCACATTATTGTTCTTCGGCTGGGATTGGCGAGATCTTCTGCTAATGGGAGCCGTCTCTATAGGCTCTCGAAACATGTCGTTGATGGCGCTCATGGCCTCTTTCATGTTTACAGTAGGATCCACCAATCCATGATGACACGCATCTTCCGCTTCAGACTTTCCAACAATGGCAGTGTCTACAAACTTCACCACAACTGTATCATCGCCGGCAAACATCTTCGGTTCCTCTGACCCTCTTCCAGAAATCACTTGACGCTTACTTCTAGACTGATCATGTTGGGATTCTATAGGCCTGGCCCCGATTTTGCAggcattttctttgtttctttctccATTTGGAGGGATAGTCCGATCCGACAGAGGCCTTTTCACGGATCTCTTTTCCTGGCAATGCATAACAATTTTCTACGGTTAAAAGGAGTGCTAACAACACAAACTACAATCCCTCTACACCCAAAATAAGATTAATAAACTACCTGGTTTCTGTGTCTCCTATGTCTCTCCATGCGTTGAAGGAACTGCTCGTACGACTTCTCTAACGCTCCAATGGGCTCTGCAAGGCTGTTCGGCCGTTAATAAGATGTAATGTAGCAGCGGTTCAAGTCAGAAATGTACATACACAGAAACATTCATATTACAGTCATTATTGCTCGAATTCGAGACGTATACTACAAATTTGGATTCCAAATTGGCATCTAAGCTACAAATTAGCTAAACAACATATCCAACGCTACGAAACAGAAACGAATCAGGTATAATTTTACTTCCTCCAGAAATTGAGAGCATCACGATAGATTCAATGAGAAAAGGAAAATGCTGAGGACTTACTTTTGCACTCCTAAGTGGTACATCTTCTCAGCCTCCTCaaatttcttgttcttttcatAGTAGAGAGCATATGCCTGGTAGAACAAGGAGTGCTTTGTCCCGATTTGATTCGCCTCCATTGTTCTCAACAGAGCTCTTGGATCATCGACAAAATCCATCTACTCCACAAAACAAATATCAAGAATTGGAAAAACTGAATCTAATCCATTTCATATATTTCCCtcaattttctcagcaaccaaacggTAGCTATGaatcaatcaaaattcaaaataccCAGAAGAAACTCGCAATCACAAAGAAAGGGGTAGAAAAGTTACCAACTTTAACCAAACTCTAATGCAGCGCAGGTCGTTTCGGTATCGCCGATCGGACTCGAATGTCTGCGCGCATTTCTGCAAGAAGCGAGGGAGCTTCTCCTTCAGAGTGCGAGGTGGGAGTGAGTCGTTCATTTTTCGAATCCCTCTGCGACCACATTGTGAAATCAAATGGGTTAAACAATAAAACGGTAACTGatagagagaggaagaaatggAGGTGGCGAGAGGGTACcttagccatggaagaagagggTCTTTGCCGGAGTAGGTTTTGATGTCGGAGATTAAGGAGGTGAGAAGATCGTTGTTGGACATGGTGGTAAtggtggtggaggtggaggagggggagggaggttttatttgaattttcgAAATGCGGAGGGAGCCCTTACCGCGCAACTCCTATTTAAATGGagttgaactttttttttctggggTAAAGTATAGAGTTGATCATGTGACAGATATTTTAGAGCATGACGGTGACACTATTCATATCTTGTAATATGAGTGGACGGTAAAGTTAATATTTCATCGCCATATGACATAGTATTAATAAGTAGAAAAAGTATTACTTATGATCATGACAAATAATATAAGATAATGAAATTCGATTCAGATAATATGCAAATTTCTCGCGCGTTTTAAGCGTTGAATATAGTGTATTATGAGTTTGACTTGCTTTTATAACATgccaaatatttgatttggtaaattgagaaaaaaaCGACCTCATgacaattataattttatagaaAACACATCAAGTCCTTAAGTTTCTCATTCGTAAgtgattaaaaatataattagaCGGTATGTCTGTCTAAATGGTTATCATTAGAAGTATTATTATAGATGGAAaatgaaatatacatataaatttaaagagctttaacggagttttttttagtactgtttattttaacgaaaaatcacatttttatactaaaaagtcaatcattatcattaaaatttaaaaatttcaaactattttcattaattttcctttaaatttatccttagaaaaataaaataaaacgtccaaaaaaaaaaaaaaaaaaaaaaaagaccgaCCCGCGAAAGCCCAACAGAAAGAGAGCAGCCTAACACAATCACAAATTCACACCCACTGCAGCAAGTCACTGCTGAGTGGCCTTCAAAATTCATCACCGCCGCCGCTCGTTGTACCTCTTTTCCCAAACCGCCGCCCTCCACCTTCCATAATCTCTCTCCCATGGAAAAATCCGACGCCGAAACTCAAAACGCTAACGACGACCGCGACGAGCAAACTCCCTCCAATGTCAACGGCACTGTCGACGACGAGCCCGAACCCGACGAAATCGATGACGAAATggacgaagaagaagacgaagacgaGGAGGAGGAGCCACCTCTGCCACGAAATCCCCTCTCCCAGGAGGCGCGGTTGCGCGCGGAGAAGTCCAAGGTAGAGAACCTGGTCCGTCGGATGTCGACCGAGCGAGTCGATCTGAGGGTCCACGACGTTCTGATCAAGGGCAATACGAAGACGAAGGAGCATTTGATCGAGGCCGAGCTGGCGGAGATTAAGAAGGCCACCACCATGCAAGAGCTGCTCGAGGCCGCGGCAATTGCAAATGCGAAGCTTCAGAAGCTTGAAATATTCGACGCGGTTCGGATCACGCTCGATTCTGGCCCGCCGGAGCTGCCTGGAACTACGAATGTTATTGTGGAGGTTGTCGAAACTAAGAGTCCAATTTCTGGCGAAATCGGTGCTTACACGAAGCCGGCGGTACATTCTCTGTTACTATAAGTTTCGTGTATTTGTATatattggtttggtttgctGAATTGGTGAGATTAGGGTTTAGTACGTAGAATAACTACAGACtgtttggtttctgagaaaTTGGAGAAAATGGAAATCTGGATTATATCAATTACTTGCACATATGGGCGTGAAATAGATGGCATGTGTTGTAAATTTTAAATCCCACATCGATACCAATATACTGGTAAAACCTATCCATATCTCCTGCTGCCAGTTTGTTTCGGTCCGAAGGATCATGATATTATGAAACTAGGAGGCGTGGTTAAGTGATGAATGCAAATGTGGGAGCTAAAATGCCTAATATGTTGTGTTCTCTTGTTTCTTAATTGTGAACAGATGCATAAGCATGGTATCCGTCATGTCTTACGTGTAATGTTTTTGTAGGCTAGGTCATGGACTGCTGAAGGAACACTTAAGTTCAAAAATCTGCTTGGATATGGGGATTTGTGGGATGGTTCTTTGGCGTATGGGCCCAACCAAACGTCGGAGTTAAGTGCTGGCCTGTTTATGCCCAGGTTCAAAGGGTTTGTAACTCCAGTGACGGCACGAGCATTCCTGCTTTCCCAAGATTGGATGGAGTTCTCTTCTTATAAAGAGCGCATGATGGGGCTTTCTCTGGGACTGATTTCATCAAAACACCATGATTTGGCATACAACCTGGGTTGGCGAACGCTAGCAGACCCATCACAATTGGCCTCGAGGTCAATAAGAAGGCAGCTCGGCCATGGATTACTTTCTTCAATCAAATACACATTTAAGATTGATAGGAGAAATTCACCTTTGAGGCCAACTCGAGGTTACTCATTTGTTTCTACAAGTCATATTGGTGGCATTGCACCTGATCATCGAAGCACAAGGTTTTTGCGTCAGGTTTAGTACACATTCTCTTCTTTATTTTGGTTCTCTTCtttattttagtttctttttaagCCGAACTgatgaaaggaaaagggaaaaaaaaaatttatgtatatATGTCTTTCATGTTAAATGCTTTTGATTGTCATTCGTATACCCACCTGCTTAAGAGATCTATAAATGTTTTAATCATACTTTCATGTTTAGATTACTAATGATAGAACGTTTCCCAGGATTGTCATTGCATAATGAGATGTTTCTAATATTTCTGATCTGGAACGGTTCTTCTATTTCATATTCTTGAATAATAAACATGACTGCTTTTTTCTAGTAGGCCATCTTGGATACAACCtgttcattttcttgcatattaCTGACCCTCTTAACTACGCGTAATTAGAAGAGGAACatgaaagaaaaacaacaagACCATTCTTTTCTCTACCctgttttatctttttatttggaAATTAACAAAACCAATATGATTGTTTGCTAATTAGTGATTTTCAAAATCTGAAAGTCTGTTATGAAGCTTTCTTTGTCCTGTAGTAAATTGTGTGCATTGTTATCTTGTTGCCTGATTCAAGGTAGTGAAAAGTGGCAACTTCTTATTGGATATGTGGCCTTTTGCTTAAATCAGTTGATCTATGTTTATGGCTAAATATGGGTTTTGTTAAGAACCAAATTAAGGATCGATTTTTACCCCCTTTCCACTTATTCTCTAGACCTTTTAGCTATTAAACTTACTAACTTTCTTCTCTTACTGTATGCTGCAGGAGTTTGATATTCGTTATGCAGTTCCATTAGGATTTTATCATGCTGCACTTAATTTTGGGATCTCCGCTGGAGTTATTTTTCCATGGGGGTGTGGATTCTTGAACAAGCCCTCATCCCTTCCAGAGCGGTTCTTCCTGGGTGGTGATTTCTCTCCAGTTTGCTCTGTGGGGGGCCCTACGACAGTGTGGGGATTCAAGACAAGGGGACTAGGCCCCACTGAACCAAGAAGGCATGTTGGAGATAATTCTAATGAGGAGAATTCTGAATTTCCTGGAAGAGATTCTATTGGAGGAGATCTTGCTGTTTCTGCATTTGCAGACATTTCATTCGATCTTCCACTTCACTGGTTAAAAGAACATGGAGTGCACGGTCATATTTTCGCAGGTGCGGGGAATCTGGCAAAATTGACGGAGAATGAGTTCCAAAACTTTTCTGCCCCGAAGTTCCTTCAGTCATTTCGAAGTTCTGTGGGAGCAGGGATTGTTGCCCCTACCAAATTCTTCCGCCTAGAGGTTAGCTATTTTAATCtgattttgaagtaaaaatttAAGAAACGAAATTCATGGTACATATAATTCTTGCATCCGTGATATGTATTATATGAAGATAGATTGCATGCAGTAATGGGCATAAGGATCCTCTTTCTTcaaaagggtttttttttatggtcTTGTCTGCTTATATACTGGGTTGCTGCTGGTCTGGGAAAACAATCTAATTTTATGACATGGTAATTTCGATTCAAGAAGGCTTCTGAAATCTTTGGAATATGGTTATGTTTAAATGGATTTTGTAAATAATCTGTTCTTGTACAAGTCTCATCAGTTAAACTCCTCTGTAGGGTATACATGTGATGCATGCCTGTTTtcttttgtgtgtatgtgttgtTTTGCCCGAGTTCGTATATGTGTTTGGTTCATACTTTCTATTTGGTTGCCTGGTTAGCAAGATCCCTATGATCTCAGGGTTTAACAAGCTCGTTCTTTTGTTGTCAGTGCAACTACTACTATATACTGAAGCAATTTGAGCATGACCGTGGGAAGACTGGCTTTCGCTTCAGCATCTCAGCTCCGTCATAGAATCTGGGAATTTGTTTTTTACCTGTGATACTTGATGTTCGGCTAAACTTGAGGGCGACATAAAGAGCAAGTCGTTTGAGGTAcctgaggtttttttttttttcctcctttcgGATTGACAGCCCTGCTCATTTTCTTAGAATCTTAGTTCAGACATCGTTACAAGTTTTTCGTTTTGTACTTTCATCTTTAGACTAAGATTTGAGGAAGCACGGTGCTTGAAGATGCACATACGGAGAAAAATAACATGAGATTTCCGGTGCTGGAACGTATACACATGGTGATTAAAACTGTTGAGAAAATCCTGGAAATGTCATATTATTCCGATGAATATTTTCATACCATCTGTTGCCCGTCACGTTTGACGGAAACAATTTAGGAACAAAATTATGTTTCATTGCAACGAAACCCCTTGCCCGGAGATTGAGGAACTctcattttttatcttttataacGGAATCAAACTCAGACAATACCTCTCCTTAATTTAGAGAGCAACTTACATGAAACCGACTTAATGTTACATGACGTTTCAATTTAATAATGtgagtttttttattaacatccCATAATTTTATGATTACACCCCAACCTCAAAATTATTCTTTAAAATGCCAATATTAGCCCTTTCATTGTTTAAGACCACCTTTTTATAATAGTTATGAAATTAAAACCTTCTAACATCCTATCTCATCAACCACTCACCCTTCTGCCACCTTCCTTGTCGGTGTCGGCCAATGATAGCCACCCCCTTTCCCgccgttctctctctctctctctctctctagaattctCACTTCCGGTAATATTTTGTAGGACATGAAATAccataaaattgaattttataatgttgatatCAACCTAATCAGGGATACCAACTTGATGGTCGTGAAAAATTTGAACGCTACTTGTAGAGAAGCAATCCTTCTGTGTCAACCAGGAATTGACTTTCTATGAGACGATTGGCTAGTTTAATTGTAAGTCGGCATATGTTTTGCATACTTGAGATCATTTTGTTAATGGAGGTGCCATGGTGGGGGGCTGTCGAGAAGGAGGTTTTAGGATGACGAAGGTGGTGctggttttgtttgtttgtttttatctaATTTAAATTAGGGTAGAAAAGGAAATTCAgaccaaataaaagaaaattgggtgtATTCATAACATTGTGGGATGCCAATAAAAAAAGCctaataattttttgtcatatAAAGAAAAACTTACACATGACAATGCATTATTGGATAAGAGACATTACGCAGTGGTAAATTCGTTACTAGTAAGTCCTCCCTTAATCTGCATGGCCGTAATTTGACAAGCAGACCCAAGAATCTTCCCTCTTACAGAGAAGCAAACAAATAACAACACTAAACGAAAAAAGTTCCGAGGTCGATTAGAAAAATGGAGCCCGCTGCATCTGCACCACTATAGCAAGGCCACAACCACAAACGAGCTTGTTCGAAATTGCTTCTTTAGAAAGCACATATGAGTGTAGATACTTTTGCAACtcattttcacttttaaatAAGCCTGGTAAATATAGTCAGAAACGCTTTTAATtgtcaaaacattttcttttcataagcAGTCTAAACAAACCTTTAACCACCCAAGGATGTGAATAGAGAATGGAGATGCCGCGCAAAGAGCACTTTCACATTCCAACCCGACAGTGATTTTCCCCCAGGTCCACACCAGTGGTACAATATTTTGTTGAAATTATAGCGTTTGTATACCAGAAGCTCTGTATTTAAGgaaagtttagggtttagggtacgCCCAATGTCCGAGCTGGAGAACCTGATACCGCAATTGTCGACGGAGCGAGAAAGGACCGTCGTGTTCTGACCGACACCAACAGCTCGATCGAATTCCGGCTAACTCGGTCGTTATGCAGAAGTGATTTCTCTCCAGCTTGCACTGTGCGGAGCCCTATGAAGAGAATTCATTAtcctttggaagagactctattGGAGGAGATTTTGTTGTTCCGGCTTTTAAAGACGTCCTTTCATTTGATCTTCCATACCAGCTCACTGGCTCAAAGAACATGGAGTCCATAGGCATATTTATGCAGGTGCCGGAAACATGGCAAAATAGACGGAGAACAAGTACTATAACTTTTCATTACCGAAGTCCCTTCAGTCATTTGGAAGCTCCGTAGGAGCTGCTGGGGTTGTTGTCCCTACGAAATACGGCCGCCTAGAGGTTATAAGCAATAAAATCTGACTGTATAGATAATAAGCAATACATGCATGTTCTGGTTTGGGGTTTAGGCTTTGTGAAACAATTTGAGGCTCTTTGGAAGTGCTTATGAACAAGTGCCCTTACTTTTTTGATCGATATATATGGGTTTTGTTAATTACGAATGGGAATGCTCTTTGGAAGTGCTTACGAATAAGTGGATACTGCAAATGGTCTGCTCTTGCACGAGTTCACAAGTGAACACCTTAAGACTTAAGAGTGagacatatattatatatatacggTGAACTGTCTATTTAATCTCTGAATTGTACGGTAAACTACCTATTTAGTCTCTGAATTATCAcctcagtgaaaattaggtccctggactattttttttggaaaaatcagTCTCCAAACTAATAAAATATGTCAATTACATTCATAATATTAGATTCAAAGCTATTATGTCCAATATTAAttcgtcaatttaagtcacgtgaCTTGCATGTGATCCATTGTAGAGAGTAGATAAGTAGTTTTTCATTGTTTAAGGACTTATTTTCTTCGAATaaatagtgtatggagttaactttggagaATAGATCAGTCGTAAGATTCGCAACTTATATGCAACATTATGGGCTTATAGGCAAGAAAATGTTGGCAATATCCTCTAAAATGTGTCATGTGACTTAAGTTaacgaaaaattggataaaatagttTTGAGTATTATTTTAAGGATGAATTTAGAGACTTATTTTACTGAAAGAATAATTTTAGGGACCTAATTATCACTAATATGATAATTCAGGAACTAATTTGACAGTTTACCCGTATATCTATACACACTGCATGACAGCATGAGTGCCTGCAGTCTTCATGTTTTAGTGTGCTTTCTTATTTGGCTGTTTGTTCCTTGGTTTTTATGCGGTTGCCCTAGTTAGTTAATTAGAAAGATTCTTAGATTATGTTCTCATAATTTAACAAGCTAGTTggatttttgttgttgtcatTGCAACAACAACGTACTATAAGACTGGCTTTTTAGCTTTTGCTTCGCAGTTCCATCGTAGAATCTCGGATTTTTCTCTTCTGATAGTTTTCTTCCGGAGTGACAGAGATGGCTCCGTCGTAGTGTGGTAGTCTCACTAGGAAAAATGGGCATGTATATATGCTACTATATGTTGGGTGCTTATAGTTGACTTTATTTGAAGACTTATTACCAAAGTCCTCTGAATATTGAATATATATCGATCGTTACatcttttttcttcctatttcctATCCTATATTTTCCGTCCGATCTTAATGTTGCAATTCAGGGAGCCAAAGCATTACTAATATGCTTGTAATTCCTGAGTTTCCGGTCTATTTTTGTATTCAAACTTCACTACCGACCCTACAAGCAATATTGACGAAAGAAATGTGAAAGGCATGAATTTGGTAACTGGTTGAAAAGATATACGTTCTTGAAAATTCGAGCTATGCAAGTGGTGAATTGTCTTGGTGGATCTGAACTTCCTCTTCAACTTAAAACGTTTCGCATTTAAACTTTTTCCTTTCTCTTGATGTAACTAAGAAAATAGTGGATTATCCTAATGAATCCGAACTTCTTCTTCAACTTATAGCGCTCCACATTTAAACTTTTTCCTTTCTCTTGATGTAACTAGGAATATTATATTGTTTACGATAAAATCTTTGGAATGTTACCCCACATTTCTATCAAACGATACATAATGTGTTAGGATGGGTAACATATCGCCTTCGCGGGCCTCACAAATTGGCAGAAATGAAAG is a window from the Pyrus communis chromosome 16, drPyrComm1.1, whole genome shotgun sequence genome containing:
- the LOC137719595 gene encoding uncharacterized protein: MSNNDLLTSLISDIKTYSGKDPLLPWLRGIRKMNDSLPPRTLKEKLPRFLQKCAQTFESDRRYRNDLRCIRVWLKLMDFVDDPRALLRTMEANQIGTKHSLFYQAYALYYEKNKKFEEAEKMYHLGVQNLAEPIGALEKSYEQFLQRMERHRRHRNQSRSKRQVISGRGSEEPKMFAGDDTVVVKFVDTAIVGKSEAEDACHHGLVDPTVNMKEAMSAINDMFREPIETAPISRRSRQSQPKNNNVDSGFQVFVDDDLDNGGKSENNKEGLSRTGTHQSHQEPLNIFIDDANDSPDQSDVQNAADDSTSPASHRNVFVFPNPKDLPGESSSDLDVGGSSRPRFREDTMVCRFVGATISDEPEEVENACHHGLVDPTINLKEAMDDINNMFGKPMDFVRKRRVKKQDRGIDRKEDFGGFSILPDDNLDQKQEKKMPDLSGRSRGLDLFEATVTTKEAMDEINKMFGMPLDF
- the LOC137720742 gene encoding uncharacterized protein — translated: MEKSDAETQNANDDRDEQTPSNVNGTVDDEPEPDEIDDEMDEEEDEDEEEEPPLPRNPLSQEARLRAEKSKVENLVRRMSTERVDLRVHDVLIKGNTKTKEHLIEAELAEIKKATTMQELLEAAAIANAKLQKLEIFDAVRITLDSGPPELPGTTNVIVEVVETKSPISGEIGAYTKPAARSWTAEGTLKFKNLLGYGDLWDGSLAYGPNQTSELSAGLFMPRFKGFVTPVTARAFLLSQDWMEFSSYKERMMGLSLGLISSKHHDLAYNLGWRTLADPSQLASRSIRRQLGHGLLSSIKYTFKIDRRNSPLRPTRGYSFVSTSHIGGIAPDHRSTRFLRQEFDIRYAVPLGFYHAALNFGISAGVIFPWGCGFLNKPSSLPERFFLGGDFSPVCSVGGPTTVWGFKTRGLGPTEPRRHVGDNSNEENSEFPGRDSIGGDLAVSAFADISFDLPLHWLKEHGVHGHIFAGAGNLAKLTENEFQNFSAPKFLQSFRSSVGAGIVAPTKFFRLECNYYYILKQFEHDRGKTGFRFSISAPS
- the LOC137721216 gene encoding non-classical arabinogalactan protein 30-like, whose protein sequence is MASRSLLILISSLLISLSLPSATANDYSPKTPEQPDHVVVEGVVYCQSCDHYGTWSLTEAEPIPSAKISIICKDHKGQVSFYKSFVTDVKGYFYAQLDGFKIGQHLLDHPLHGCKVKLVSSPLEKCSELSNVNYGLYGAPLRYEDKRLWGRNYEAVVYAAGPLAFRPSNCPTTHS